One genomic window of Scylla paramamosain isolate STU-SP2022 chromosome 48, ASM3559412v1, whole genome shotgun sequence includes the following:
- the LOC135095326 gene encoding keratin-associated protein 10-2-like, protein VCVCVNVCVCVCVCVCVCVCVCVCVCVCVCVCVCVCVCVCVCVCVCVCVCVCVCVCVCVCVCVCVCVCVCVCVHVCVCVCVCVCVCVCVCVCVCVCVCVCVCVCVCVCVCVCVCVCVCVCVCVCVCVCVCVCVCVCVCVCVCVCVCVCVCVCVCVCVNVCVCVCVNVCVCVCVCVSVCARVCVCVCVCARVCVCVCVCVCVCVCMCVCGADRSLHEAGVAALRASVVTAAFVRRIFFTSVVTAAFVRRIFFTSVVTAAFVRRIFFTSVVTAAFVRRIFFTSVVTAAFVRKIFFTLGTRL, encoded by the coding sequence gtgtgtgtgtgtgtgaacgtgtgtgtgtgtgtgtgtgtgtgtgtgtgtgtgtgtgtgtgtgtgtgtgtgtgtgtgtgtgtgtgtgtgtgtgtgtgtgtgtgtgtgtgtgtgtgtgtgtgtgtgtgtgtgtgtgtgtgtgtgtgtgtgtgtgtgtgtgtgtgtgtgtgtgtgtgtgtgtgtgtgtgtgtgtgtgtgtgtgtgtgtgtgtgtgtgtgtgtgcacgtgtgtgtgtgtgtgtgtgtgtgtgtgtgtgtgtgtgtgtgtgtgtgtgtgtgtgtgtgtgtgtgtgtgtgtgtgtgtgtgtgtgtgtgtgtgtgtgtgtgtgtgtgtgtgtgtgtgtgtgtgtgtgtgtgtgtgtgtgtgtgtgtgtgtgtgtgtgtgtgtgtgtgtgtgtgtgtgtgtgtgtgtgtgtgtgtgtgtgtgtgtgtgtgtgtgtgtgtgtgtgtgtgtgtgtgtgtgtgtgtgtgtgtgaacgtgtgtgtgtgtgtgtgtgtgaacgtgtgtgtgtgtgtgtgtgtgtgtgtgagtgtgtgtgcacgtgtgtgtgtgtgtgtgtgtgtgtgtgcacgtgtgtgtgtgtgtgtgtgtgtgtgtgtgtgtgtgtgtgtgtgtatgtgtgtgtgtggcgccgatcgCTCCCTACACGAGGCGGGTGTTGCCGCCTTGCgagcgtcggtggtgactgctgccttcgtcaggaggatcttcttcacgtcggtggtgactgctgccttcgtcaggaggatcttcttcacgtcggtggtgactgctgccttcgtcaggaggattttcttcacgtcggtggtgactgctgccttcgtcaggaggatcttcttcacgtcggtggtgactgctgccttcgtcaggaagatcttcttcactttggggacgcgtctctga